The Polynucleobacter sp. MWH-UH35A genomic interval GCACTCCGGCATCGTTAAAGAAGTCAAAGTTAAAGTGGGTGACAACCTTTCTGAGGGATCACTGGTGATTACTTTAGAAGAGGGCGCGGGAGCGCCTGCAGCTTCAGCACCACCGCCTGCGGTCAGTGCATCTGCTGCAGCACCTGCAAGCACTGGCGGCTCACCTATTGAAATTAAGGTTCCCGATATTGGTGATTACAAAGATGTTCCAGTCATTGAAGTCTTAGTCAAGGCAGGTGACAAGGTCGAGAAAGAGCAATCGATTGTTGTTCTTGAGTCTGATAAAGCCACTATGGACGTTCCTTCATCACACTCCGGCATCGTCAAAGAAGTTAAGGTCAAGGTAGGTGATAACCTCTCCGAAGGATCGGTAGTTGTGATCTTGGAAGGTGGGGCATCAGGATCTGCAACGGCTCCTGCCACCGCACCTGCAGCATCTCCAGCCGCTTCAGCAAGCAAACCGGTTGAACCTCCAATTGCACGTGCACCAGCACCGCCTCCCATTAGCAGTACACCTGCTCCAGTGGATGCAGCAGTGAGCCATGCAAGCCCATCTGTGCGCAAGTTTGCGCGTGAGCTCGGTGTGACCATTGCGCAAGTCAAAGGGTCTGGACCAAAGGGTCGGATCACGCAGGAAGATGTTCAAGCATTTGTGAAGGCGGCCATGAGTAGCGGAGCTGCAAGCTCTGCGGCAGCATCTAGTGGCGGTAGCTTAGGCGGCCTCAATTTGATTCCTTGGCCGAAAGTGGATTTCACGAAGTTTGGTGAGATTGAGCGTCAGCCATTAAATCGAATTAAGAAACTCACTGCAGCCAATTTGGGTCGCAACTGGGTGATGATTCCTGCCGTGACTTACCACGAGGACGCTGACATTACTGACTTAGAGGCATTCCGTGTTCTCACGAATAAAGAGAACGAGAAGAAGGGCATCAAAATTACCATGCTCGCTTTCTTAATGAAAGCCGCTGTAGCAGCGCTGAAGAAATATCCTGAGTTCAACAGCTCTTTGGATGGCGATGATCTGATTCTGAAGAAATACTTCAATATTGGTTTTGCGGCAGATACACCAACAGGATTGGTTGTACCTGTGATTAAGGATGCAGATAAGAAAGGCATCTTTGAGTTAGCGAAAGAAACCTCTGATTTAGCGGCGCTCGCTCGGGATGGCAAGTTAAAGCCAGATCAAATGCAAGGCGCTAGCTTTACGATCTCATCTCTAGGCGGTATTGGTGGTACGTATTTCTCGCCGATTGTGAATGCGCCTGAGGTAGCTATTCTGGGTGTTAGCAAGGCTGCCATGAAACCAGTTTGGGATGGCAAGCAATTTGTCCCAAGACTGATTTGTCCATTATCTTTGTCTGCAGATCACCGCGTGATTGATGGTGCTTTGGCTACGCGTTTCAATGTGTACATAGCTCAGCTCTTGGCCGACTTCCGTCGCGCTAGTCTGTAAGGGGGGTCTATGGCTAAGCAAACGATTCTCGTTCCAGATATTGGAGACTATTCAGATGTGCCGGTGATTGAAGTGCTGGTTAAGGTTGGTGACGTGATTGAAAAAGAACAGCCGTTATTGGTTCTTGAATCCGACAAGGCCACAATGGAAGTGCCAGCAGATGCTGCAGGCACCGTTACTAGCATTGCAATCAAACTCGGGGATAAGGTCAGCAAAGGTTCTGTGATCGCTGAAATTGAAGCGAGTGCTCCGGCTCCAGCAGCAAAACCTGTCACATCAACTGCGCCAACACCAGCAGTGCCAACAATGACAGCGGCTCCTGCACCAGTGGCGGGGCAGTACAGCGGCAAGGTTGATCATGAGTGTGAAATGCTGCTGCTTGGTGCGGGTCCTGGTGGTTACAGTGCAGCGTTCCGTAGTGCTGATTTGGGCATGAATACCGTATTAGTAGAGCGCTATCCGACTTTAGGTGGTGTGTGCTTGAACGTGGGTTGTATTCCATCAAAAGCATTACTTCATACCACCGCAGTCATGGATGAAGTCAAAACCATGGCTAAGCACGGCATTACTTTTGGCGCCCCCAAGATTGAGATCGATCAATTGCGTGCTTACAAAGAATCTGTGATTGCCAAATTAACGGGCGGACTGGCTGGTATGGCAAAAGCCCGTAAGGTGAAAGTGGTGCGTGGTCTAGGTAAGTTTTTGGATGCAAACCATGTCGAGGTTGAGCTAACTGACGGTTCAGGTCAGGATCTCACCGGCAAAAAAGAAGTGGTGCGTTTTCAGAAGGCCATCATTGCTGCAGGTAGTCAACCCGTTAAATTACCTTTCTTGCCAGCAGATCCACGTATTGTGGATAGCACTGGCGCATTACTGCTCAAGAGTATTCCAAAGAGAATGCTCGTTATTGGTGGTGGCATTATTGGTTTGGAGATGGCAACGGTATACAGCACACTCGGTTCGCGCATCGACATCGCTGAGATGATGGATGGCCTTATGGCTGGTGCTGATCGTGATTTAGAAAAAGTTTGGGAGAAGTTCAATGCCGGACGATTTGAAAAAATCATGCTCAAGACCCGCGCTGCCAAGGCTGAAGTTAAACCCGATGGCATACAAGTAAGCTTTGAAGGTGAAAATGCTCCAGCAGAACCGCAAACCTACGACTTGGTATTGGTTGCGGTAGGTCGCGCACCGAATGGCAAAAAGATTGATGCTGATAAAGCGGGTGTTCAAGTCGATGATCGCGGTTTTATTCCGGTTGACAAACAAATGCGTACCAATGTGCCTAATATTTTCGCCATTGGCGACTTGGTTGGTCAGCCAATGCTGGCTCACAAGGCAGTGCATGAAGGTCACGTTGCTGCTGAAGTTGCTGCTGGTGAAAAATCCTACTTTGATGCGAAACAAATTCCATCAGTTGCCTACACAGATCCTGAGGTAGCTTGGGCTGGTTTGACAGAGGAGCAGTGTAAGGCGCAGGGAATCGCTTATGAGAAAGGTTTATTTCCATGGGCGGCCAGTGGACGTGCCATTGCCAATGGTCGTGATGAAGGTTTCACGAAGCTGATTTTTGATGCTACTACTCATCGCATTATCGGTGGCGGTATTGTTGGTACACACGCCGGTGATTTAATTGGTGAAGTGTGTTTGGCTATCGAGATGGGTGCCGATGCAGTGGATATTGGTAAAACAATACATCCCCATCCCACTCTCGGTGAATCGGTTGGTCTAGCTGCTGAAGCGGCGCATGGTCATTGCACCGACTTGCCACCAGTAAAAAAGAAATCTTAAGTAGTTAAGAAATATTGGCGGTGCAAAAGTAAAAGCCCCGAGTCATCGGGGCTTTTGCATTCAAGCGGGTTCGCTTAAGTTTCTTTTGAGATTATTTCTTCTTGCCGGATTTACTGGCGGTATCAGCAGCCTTTAATACGGTTTCAGTTGCGGTGTTGAGATTGGTTTGCGCAACTTCAACTGCATGCTTCACCGCCTTTTGACTAGTTTCAAACACATTGTTTGCAGAAGCGATAGCCTGTTTCATAGCTTGCACGGCTGCATCAGAGCCAGCTGGCGCATTCTTAGTCCACTCTTCCACCAATGAGTTGATTTTCTTTTGCCCTGCTTGAAATTCTTTTTCAGCAGACTGGGTGAAACTATTTTGAGTCTCGTGGGCCAATTCATATAAATGACGACTATAAGCCATAATTTTTTCTGCCATCGGCTGCACAGTTTCAGCTTGATGAGCAAGCAATTGCTGAATGTCTTTAACTTCCAGCGCTTTCTTGGCGCTATTCATGCTATCGCTCAAGCTTTGTTTGGCAATGTGCATGTTGAGCTCAACCAATTTTTCAATACTTTGCAAAGCTTGATTGGTTAAGCCACTCAAGGTTTCTAAGTTTGCTTTTTGTGCGGCTGCAATTTGTTCTGGGGTTAAGTTCATCTTTATCTCTTTCCGTTTGACTGGTCTTTTGCTTGTGTACTTTTCTCTAATGTACTCCCTTTGGCAGCATTATATGAGCTAAATATTGCGTTGCAGCATAAGTTGCGCGTGATGGATCTAAGAAGGTCAAACGTGAAAAGAGCCTAAAATTGAACTCTTAGTAAAATTCTCAATATTTTCAGTAAGTTATCCATGAAGCTTTCATTAGACAATGCCATTGCCCCGATATTTGTACTTATTTGGAGCACTGGCTTTGTCATTGCGCGTCTGGCCATGCCCTATGTAGAGCCGGCAACCTTCTTATTTTGGCGTTTTACGGGTGTTTTAGCCGCCATGGCAGCCCTCAGTTTGGTGTGGAGAATTACTTGGCCTAGTTGGTCTCAAATCAAGCACATCGCCGTTGCCGGCATGTTGCTCCAGTTTGGGTATTTGCTAGGCGTATGGTTTGCTGTCAGATTGGGAATGACGGCTGGGCTCGTGGCAATCATTGTGGGGCTTCAGCCAATCGTGACTGCTTGGTTCGCCGCCTGGATTTCAGAAAAGGTAACTCCTCGCCAATGGATTGGCCTGGGATTTGGATTTGCTGGCGTCGCCTTGGTCGTTGCTGAAAAAATCGGCTTTGCACATATTCCTTTTGCAAGTTACATACTCGCATTTGCTGGATTGCTCTCGATTACCTTTGGCACCTTGTATCAGAAGAAATATTGTCCCGTATTTGACCTACGCGCTGGCTCATCCATTCAGTTTGGTGTGTCAGCGGTACTCTGCTTTATCTGCATGTATTTATTCGAGTCGGGAGAGATGGTTTGGAATGCATCCGTTATTAGTGCTTTGCTGTGGGCTATCTTCCCGTTATCAATTGGGTCCATCAGCTTGCTATTTATGATGATTCGCAAGGGGGCTGCAACTAAAGTCACCAGCTTTCTCTATTTAGTGCCACCGACAACTGCAGCAATGGCTTGGTTGATGTTTGATGAGCCATTTACATTATTAATGGCGGTGGGCTTGTGCTTGACGATGACGGGCGTGGTGCTAGTAAATGCCCGTCAGGCCAATACAGTGGCGACGATTGCGGAGTAGGGTAAGCCGTTTAAAGTTTATTTAGTGGGATGAATTACCTAGTTTGGGGCGAATAAAACCGTCATGTCTTAGGAAATTAATTATCATTCCGTATGTTGAAAGTTTTGGAAGGTATTTTGGGATGCGTTTGAATCGATTTTGGCTTGCTGCCTTAGGGACACTTTTTGTAGTTAGCACCTTAGTTAATACACCCGCTATTGCCTCTACTAAAGATAAGCAGACCGCTAAAACTCCCGCCAAAGCAACTACTAAGACATCTACAAAATCTGCCAAGAAGCCCAAAACTGTTCGCGTTACAGTAACGCGTTCAGCAGAACCCATCATTCCTGCGAGACCATCTCTTGCTACTGCATTGGGATTGCGTGGTCAGCACGATGAGCTCAGTCTCAAATCTAGCGTAGCCATGGTTGTTAATCAAGATACCAAAGAAGTGTATTTTGAAAAGAACCCATCGGTGAGTTTACCGATTGCCTCTATTACCAAGTTAATGACAGCGATGGTGGTGTTGGACTCTAAGTTACCTTTAGATGAAACATTGGTCATTAATGCAGACGACGTGCATATCTATCGCACATCCCGTTTAGCTGGCGGCACAGTTTTAACCAGAGAAGAGGCATTGCTCTTGGCGCTCATGTCCTCTGAGAACCGGGCCGCATATACCTTGGGAAGAAATTATCCAGGCGGCATCCCTGCGTTTGTGGATGCGATGAATCGTAAGGCAAAAGAATTGGGCATGGACCACTCTCATTTTGCCGATCCTACCGGACTCATGAGTGAGAACGTTGCCTCTGCGGAAGATCTAACAAGGATGTTGAATGCTGCTTATCAATACAAAATGATTCGGGAGTTTTCAACCTGGCCAGATTTAACTATGGTGATTGCGAAACGTCCGCAGAAGTTTCTCAACACCAATCGCTTAGTACGCTCCGGTGATATGAATATCGGCCTCCAGAAAACTGGCTTTATTAATGCCGCTGGTAAATGTTTAGTAATGCAAGCTAGAGTGAACAACACACCATTGCTGTTGGTTTTCTTGGACTCTGTTGGAACGCAATCACGTTTTGCAGACGCTGTGCGTGTGCGCGATTGGTATGAGCGTATGCCTTCTGGTGCGCAGCCGATCCGTCGCTTGATGTAAGCTGAGCTAACTAGCTTGCTGAGCCAGGCTCGGCAGATTTGGGTTTAAAGCCCATGCCCTTGGATATCTGTAGGGCAGTTTCTTGAAGGGCGCGTAGCCAATCTGCCTGAATGCGATCGGTTGGCGCACTCAAAGATAAGCCAGCAACTAATTTTCCAGTGTCATCCAAAATGGCGGCAGCTAAGCAGCTTACGCCCAGCTCTAATTCTTCATCATCACGAGCACTGCCGACTTTACGCACGTTATTGAGCTCTGTTTCGAGTTTGCCAAGTTCGGTAATGCTATTGCGTGTATGACCTGATAAGCCAGTGCGAGTGACATAAGCGCGTACTTGGCTAGGATCATCACTCGCTAAAAATAGTTTGCCAACAGAGGTGAGGTGAAGTGGTGCGCGACCGCCAATGGCGCGAACTACCTGCATACCAGAGCGTTCGCTATAGGCGCGGTCAACATAGACGATTTCATCACCTTGGCGAACCGATAAATTCACAGTTTCACCGGTAAGTTTATGAAGGGTGCGCATTGGAAGTTGAGCGGCTTCACGAACAGAAAGGCGAGCCTTTACCAAGTTTCCCAATTCCAAAAGTTTTAGGCCCAGACGATAAGCGCCGCCATCCCCACGCTCTACCAATCGACAGGCAACCATGTCATTCAAAATGCGGTGGGCAGTAGAGGGGTGAAGACCTGTAATTTCAGCTAAGTTCTTCAGGCTACTAGACTCTTCTTGAACGGCAAGGGCATCGAGCAAATTCATCATGCGCTCCACTACCTGGATAGCAGTTTTTCCTACTTCACCAGTAGATTTTGGGGTTTTGATGGTTTTGCTGGTGCTCATAGCCCGTATTGTAGCGATTTCCAATGAGATTGCATATTATGAAATCCCATTTTATAAACCTACAACAGCAAATTGTATTGGTGCTGAATCTAGCTTAGTGCTGCCTTAGTGCTGCCTTAGTGCTGCCTTAGTGCTGCCTTAAGGCTGTCTTAAGGCTTTGGCACATTCATTCACGAGGTCTGGGCCACGATAGATGAGTCCGCTATAGAGTTGAACAAGGCTAGCGCCTGCCATGATCTTCTCACGCGCATCGATACCGCTGAGGATGCCGCCTACGCCAATAATAGGTAGCTGATTGCCTAGTCTTGCCTTTAAAGCTTTAATCACGACATTCGAAGCATGACGCACAGGTGCACCTGATAGGCCGCCAGTTTCTGTTCCATGCTCCATGCCTTGTACCGCATCTCGTGCAATGGTTGTATTGGTGGCAATGACCGCATCCATACCAAACTCCATCAGAAGGTCAGCAATGAGATTGATATCGTCATGATCTAAGTCCGGTGCAATCTTCAGAAACAAAGGTTTGCGTACACCATAGCGGTCGCTTAAACGCTTGCGTGCTGCATCCAAGCTGCCCAGCAATTCGCGGAGCATTTCTTCGCCTTGTAAGGCGCGTAGGTTTTGGGTGTTTGGAGAAGAGATGTTGACAGTAATGTAAGTAGCAATTTCATAGACTGCCTCCATCGCTAAAACATAGTCACGTGAAGCCTCTTCTATAGGTGTACTGGCGTTCTTGCCAATATTCAATCCAAGCACACCACCGCTTTGCCAAAACTTTGAACGACGCACTCTCGCTACGCAAGCATCTACGCCATCATTATTAAATCCCATGCGATTAATGATTGCTTGGGCTTCTGGAAGACGGAACATTCGTGGCTTAGGATTGCCAGGTTGGGGTTTTGGAGTAATGGTGCCGATTTCAAGAAATCCAAACCCGAGTGCGGCAAGTGCATCAATATGTTTGCCGTCTTTGTCCAGTCCTGCAGCTAATCCCACTGGATTTGGAAACTCAATGCCGCAAACTATTTGGGGATCTTTAATGGGCTTGGTAACTAAGCGCTCTAACAATCCCCAACGCTCTGCGCGATCCAAATTGCTGAGAGTGAGATTATGGGCATTTTCTGGATCCAGGCAAAAGAGCCAAGGGCGTAGGAGGGAGTAACGATCGATCATGGATGGATATTATGACTCAGACAGCGGTTGCCAATGATCATCAATCAAGCCTTCCATAGGTTGGTATTTCACCTTGTATGACATCTTGTCGCTTTCCTTGATGTAGTAGCCAAGGTAAAGGTAGGGCAAGCTTAATATGCGGGCTTGTTCTATCTGCCACAAGATGCTGTAACTTCCATAACTCGCAGTAGGCTCAGAGGTGTCGTAGAAGGTATATACCGACGATATACCCTGTTCCAGAATATCGATCATGCTGACCATGCGCAAACGACCTGGATGGGGATCATGCGGGCCATCCCGAAACTCAACAATACGGGAGTTCACACGACTTTGCAGTAAGAACTGCATGTATTGATCTTGATCGTCGCTATCCATATCGCCACCTGCATGACGTTCAGCCTGATAGCGTTGATAGAGTTGGTAGTGCTCTTCTTGGTAACCAAGATTGAGTACAAAGGCCTCTAGACCTGCATGTTTTTTATGGGCTCGACGTTGACTGCGTGAAGGCACAAATTGATTCACCAAAATGCGTGTGGCAATACAAGCCTTGCATTCATCACAATATGGTCGATAAGTATATAAGCCGCTTCGTCTAAATCCTGCATTCAATAAATCACTGTACACATCTGCATGAATGAGGTGTGAGGGTGTAGCTACTTGTGAGCGTGCAGTCTTGTTCGGCAAATAGCTGCAAGCATAGGGAGCAGTTGCATAAAACTGCAGAGTGGTTAAGGGAAGTTCTTTAAGCTGAGTCATATCCAGTGATGCAAAATAGATTTGTCAAAAGTCCAGGATTTGTCAATATTAGTTTGATTTATGGATGTTTGCAGTTGTTCTAAAAAAGCTTGCCTAGGTATTGGGGTTGCGCCTAATGATAGGAGGTGGCTTGTCTCTTGCTGACAGTCAATCATTGAAACCCCGAGTTGGAGGCACCAGGCGCTCAGTGCGGCTAATGCAATTTTGGAAGCATTCGCCTTGCGACTAAACATGGATTCTCCGAATACCATGCCGCCAAAATTGACGCAATACAGACCACCTGTTAACTGGCCATCCTCTCTCACCG includes:
- the aceF gene encoding dihydrolipoyllysine-residue acetyltransferase, with protein sequence MSQLIEIKVPDIGDYKDVPVIEVLVKAGDKVEKEQSIVVLESDKATMDVPSSHSGIVKEVKVKVGDNLSEGSLVITLEEGAGAPAASAPPPAVSASAAAPASTGGSPIEIKVPDIGDYKDVPVIEVLVKAGDKVEKEQSIVVLESDKATMDVPSSHSGIVKEVKVKVGDNLSEGSVVVILEGGASGSATAPATAPAASPAASASKPVEPPIARAPAPPPISSTPAPVDAAVSHASPSVRKFARELGVTIAQVKGSGPKGRITQEDVQAFVKAAMSSGAASSAAASSGGSLGGLNLIPWPKVDFTKFGEIERQPLNRIKKLTAANLGRNWVMIPAVTYHEDADITDLEAFRVLTNKENEKKGIKITMLAFLMKAAVAALKKYPEFNSSLDGDDLILKKYFNIGFAADTPTGLVVPVIKDADKKGIFELAKETSDLAALARDGKLKPDQMQGASFTISSLGGIGGTYFSPIVNAPEVAILGVSKAAMKPVWDGKQFVPRLICPLSLSADHRVIDGALATRFNVYIAQLLADFRRASL
- the lpdA gene encoding dihydrolipoyl dehydrogenase, whose amino-acid sequence is MAKQTILVPDIGDYSDVPVIEVLVKVGDVIEKEQPLLVLESDKATMEVPADAAGTVTSIAIKLGDKVSKGSVIAEIEASAPAPAAKPVTSTAPTPAVPTMTAAPAPVAGQYSGKVDHECEMLLLGAGPGGYSAAFRSADLGMNTVLVERYPTLGGVCLNVGCIPSKALLHTTAVMDEVKTMAKHGITFGAPKIEIDQLRAYKESVIAKLTGGLAGMAKARKVKVVRGLGKFLDANHVEVELTDGSGQDLTGKKEVVRFQKAIIAAGSQPVKLPFLPADPRIVDSTGALLLKSIPKRMLVIGGGIIGLEMATVYSTLGSRIDIAEMMDGLMAGADRDLEKVWEKFNAGRFEKIMLKTRAAKAEVKPDGIQVSFEGENAPAEPQTYDLVLVAVGRAPNGKKIDADKAGVQVDDRGFIPVDKQMRTNVPNIFAIGDLVGQPMLAHKAVHEGHVAAEVAAGEKSYFDAKQIPSVAYTDPEVAWAGLTEEQCKAQGIAYEKGLFPWAASGRAIANGRDEGFTKLIFDATTHRIIGGGIVGTHAGDLIGEVCLAIEMGADAVDIGKTIHPHPTLGESVGLAAEAAHGHCTDLPPVKKKS
- a CDS encoding phasin family protein; the encoded protein is MNLTPEQIAAAQKANLETLSGLTNQALQSIEKLVELNMHIAKQSLSDSMNSAKKALEVKDIQQLLAHQAETVQPMAEKIMAYSRHLYELAHETQNSFTQSAEKEFQAGQKKINSLVEEWTKNAPAGSDAAVQAMKQAIASANNVFETSQKAVKHAVEVAQTNLNTATETVLKAADTASKSGKKK
- a CDS encoding DMT family transporter translates to MKLSLDNAIAPIFVLIWSTGFVIARLAMPYVEPATFLFWRFTGVLAAMAALSLVWRITWPSWSQIKHIAVAGMLLQFGYLLGVWFAVRLGMTAGLVAIIVGLQPIVTAWFAAWISEKVTPRQWIGLGFGFAGVALVVAEKIGFAHIPFASYILAFAGLLSITFGTLYQKKYCPVFDLRAGSSIQFGVSAVLCFICMYLFESGEMVWNASVISALLWAIFPLSIGSISLLFMMIRKGAATKVTSFLYLVPPTTAAMAWLMFDEPFTLLMAVGLCLTMTGVVLVNARQANTVATIAE
- a CDS encoding serine hydrolase, whose protein sequence is MRLNRFWLAALGTLFVVSTLVNTPAIASTKDKQTAKTPAKATTKTSTKSAKKPKTVRVTVTRSAEPIIPARPSLATALGLRGQHDELSLKSSVAMVVNQDTKEVYFEKNPSVSLPIASITKLMTAMVVLDSKLPLDETLVINADDVHIYRTSRLAGGTVLTREEALLLALMSSENRAAYTLGRNYPGGIPAFVDAMNRKAKELGMDHSHFADPTGLMSENVASAEDLTRMLNAAYQYKMIREFSTWPDLTMVIAKRPQKFLNTNRLVRSGDMNIGLQKTGFINAAGKCLVMQARVNNTPLLLVFLDSVGTQSRFADAVRVRDWYERMPSGAQPIRRLM
- a CDS encoding IclR family transcriptional regulator — encoded protein: MSTSKTIKTPKSTGEVGKTAIQVVERMMNLLDALAVQEESSSLKNLAEITGLHPSTAHRILNDMVACRLVERGDGGAYRLGLKLLELGNLVKARLSVREAAQLPMRTLHKLTGETVNLSVRQGDEIVYVDRAYSERSGMQVVRAIGGRAPLHLTSVGKLFLASDDPSQVRAYVTRTGLSGHTRNSITELGKLETELNNVRKVGSARDDEELELGVSCLAAAILDDTGKLVAGLSLSAPTDRIQADWLRALQETALQISKGMGFKPKSAEPGSAS
- a CDS encoding quinone-dependent dihydroorotate dehydrogenase, with protein sequence MIDRYSLLRPWLFCLDPENAHNLTLSNLDRAERWGLLERLVTKPIKDPQIVCGIEFPNPVGLAAGLDKDGKHIDALAALGFGFLEIGTITPKPQPGNPKPRMFRLPEAQAIINRMGFNNDGVDACVARVRRSKFWQSGGVLGLNIGKNASTPIEEASRDYVLAMEAVYEIATYITVNISSPNTQNLRALQGEEMLRELLGSLDAARKRLSDRYGVRKPLFLKIAPDLDHDDINLIADLLMEFGMDAVIATNTTIARDAVQGMEHGTETGGLSGAPVRHASNVVIKALKARLGNQLPIIGVGGILSGIDAREKIMAGASLVQLYSGLIYRGPDLVNECAKALRQP
- a CDS encoding arginyltransferase, with product MTQLKELPLTTLQFYATAPYACSYLPNKTARSQVATPSHLIHADVYSDLLNAGFRRSGLYTYRPYCDECKACIATRILVNQFVPSRSQRRAHKKHAGLEAFVLNLGYQEEHYQLYQRYQAERHAGGDMDSDDQDQYMQFLLQSRVNSRIVEFRDGPHDPHPGRLRMVSMIDILEQGISSVYTFYDTSEPTASYGSYSILWQIEQARILSLPYLYLGYYIKESDKMSYKVKYQPMEGLIDDHWQPLSES